A part of Betaproteobacteria bacterium genomic DNA contains:
- a CDS encoding alpha-2-macroglobulin family protein, producing the protein MRTKLIILALLTALVLAGVLVYRSLAPDAPPAPGADGKFVLVDAAERALDGSPALSLTFSQPLDPRTHYDRFIEVFEMPPRLGERQPRSDDPDAHDPEARDARAERKKPLAVSTAAEDTEVRGGNKIAHAWVVGENRRLLYFPHVKPETRYVVRVQPGLTAAGGAALDAEARYSVRTEAVSPAFYFAARGMVLPARQNGGLPIVTVNVPEVDIQFLRVRPGQLARFLDRVITPARKASNSGSEHSDEDAHEARRDLRGAIDTYHLDQLRTLAESVYLGRFLAEQKPNKRSVTYIPVEELKELKEPGIYVAVMSEPGRFRYEYQTTYFYVSDLGLHVRLFDASADAYVSALTDAKAIASAEIQWLDAQGRIVARAETDADGRAHFAERPKNARVVLARKGENFSLIALREPALDLSEYDVLGMPYKPVRLFAYAGRDLYRPGEHFELSVVARDFDGRPVPEQPIQAILKRPDGRTHFTASWPHEAAFPGYYRRRIELPADAPTGFWTLELRADPADAVPATVWRFGVEEFLPERMKLDVATAHAFLDPQHAFALDVRGAYLYGAPAAKNRLLAVVQYERSRNPLAAKLPGFEFGDANEDGAKTRQELPEVRLDASGNAKLEVDLKPVAERTSPFSVRATLSLLESGGRPVVRSIERVHWPAPILLGVRPLFGDYARENSPVEFEVVRVDATGAMTGVQSAPVRLFREDRHYYWRFEDQRGWHSGFTETEELVETATVTIPAGGRGKLMLPVRYGRYRLEIADPQTGLTLRYRFYAGWSARTDEAAGTRPDRVALKLDKPAYSAGSTAQLTVTPPHAGELLLSVEGDRTLWVKRMPIATSGATVAIPIAAEWQRHDLYVTAAVLRPGNEGDRVTPARALGIVHVPLERAARKLAVSVQAAAKTVPETPLEVTVRAAEAKNERAFVTLYAVDAGILNITRFATPDPHAFFFAKLRYGADLHDVYGRIIEKMPGSRGRLKFGGDNTPKPTRSLPKKVKLVDLFSGPVALDAQGEARISLPLPDFNGTLRLMAMVATPERFGSHEAEVTVAAPLVAELLTPRFLTAGDRATIALDLHNLSGEAQKLAVEVLPAEGLRVGDASRRIALADQEKATLRFPVETGSAFGLTEVRVTIASEKIHLERQFALEVVAATPRQQTRKHFTVAPGESIEIRAPELNGYLRASVQAHVVVSDQPPIDVRSALRGLLTYPYGCAEQTTSTAYPHLLIDEAGAARFGLKPYSREQRVVMVDKAIGRLSAMQAPNGGFSLWGRVSEYEYWLSAYVSHFLLDARSQGFGVPNAMHKRALDFLLRGLQEGISGLPATTAGQKPIWNETAIWNDRRYAGSGRFAVLAYGAYVLARESRAPLGTLRQLFESRTLAHSGLALVHLGIALKLMGDDARGDQAIAEGLRKPRESGYWWGDYGSTLRDAAMSYALLGKHRITAEGRDNLLAVMAGEMKRPEHWYSTQEKLGLFLVGREFGDAQANMQWRAQWDTAAASEAVAAKGSWFKEVNALDLAGGMKLTNLHGSKLFVELAYSGHPLELPVAERKDFELKRTLFTAEGSALGSRPLRVGESIIVRLQVKSRGRIANGLVVDRIPAGLEIENLNIVQGERFGGLKIEGIDVGEAMKNPRIQHVEFRDDRFVAAVRLERDTVLFYRARVVTPGRFVVPPVYVEDMYRPQTFGIGEGGEVLDVVDASK; encoded by the coding sequence ATGCGTACCAAGCTCATCATCCTGGCCCTGCTGACCGCGCTGGTGCTTGCCGGCGTTCTCGTCTATCGATCGCTGGCACCCGACGCGCCGCCGGCCCCGGGTGCGGACGGCAAGTTCGTCCTGGTCGATGCGGCCGAGCGCGCGCTCGACGGCTCGCCGGCACTTTCGCTCACGTTCAGCCAGCCGCTCGATCCGCGTACCCACTACGACCGCTTCATCGAGGTATTCGAGATGCCGCCGCGCCTCGGCGAGCGCCAGCCGCGCTCCGACGATCCGGATGCGCACGACCCCGAGGCGCGAGACGCTCGAGCAGAGCGGAAGAAACCTCTCGCAGTGAGCACGGCAGCCGAAGACACCGAGGTCCGCGGCGGCAACAAGATTGCGCACGCCTGGGTGGTCGGCGAAAACCGGCGCCTGCTCTATTTTCCGCACGTCAAGCCCGAGACCCGTTACGTGGTGCGCGTGCAACCCGGGCTGACCGCCGCCGGCGGCGCGGCGCTCGATGCCGAGGCGCGCTATTCGGTGCGCACCGAGGCCGTTTCGCCCGCCTTCTACTTCGCCGCCAGGGGGATGGTGCTGCCCGCGCGCCAGAACGGGGGACTGCCGATCGTCACCGTCAACGTGCCCGAAGTCGATATTCAGTTCCTGCGCGTGCGCCCCGGGCAACTCGCGCGCTTCCTCGATCGCGTCATCACACCCGCCCGCAAAGCGAGCAACTCCGGCTCCGAACACAGCGACGAAGACGCGCACGAGGCGCGGCGCGATCTGCGCGGCGCCATCGACACCTACCACCTCGACCAGCTGCGCACACTTGCCGAGAGCGTGTACCTCGGCCGCTTTCTGGCCGAGCAAAAGCCCAACAAGCGCAGCGTCACCTATATCCCGGTCGAAGAATTGAAGGAACTCAAGGAACCCGGCATCTATGTCGCCGTAATGAGCGAGCCGGGGCGCTTTCGCTACGAATACCAGACCACGTACTTCTACGTGAGCGACCTGGGGCTGCACGTGCGCTTGTTCGATGCGTCGGCCGACGCCTATGTGAGCGCACTGACCGACGCCAAGGCGATCGCCAGCGCCGAGATTCAATGGCTCGATGCGCAAGGCAGAATCGTTGCACGCGCCGAGACCGATGCCGACGGGCGCGCGCATTTCGCCGAACGGCCGAAGAACGCGCGCGTCGTGCTGGCGCGCAAGGGCGAAAACTTTTCGCTCATCGCCTTGCGCGAGCCTGCGCTCGACCTGTCGGAATACGACGTGCTCGGCATGCCGTACAAGCCGGTGCGCCTGTTCGCCTACGCCGGGCGCGACCTCTACCGCCCCGGCGAGCACTTCGAGCTCTCGGTCGTGGCTCGCGATTTCGATGGCCGGCCGGTTCCCGAGCAACCCATCCAGGCGATACTCAAGCGTCCGGATGGGCGTACGCACTTTACGGCCAGCTGGCCGCACGAAGCCGCGTTTCCCGGTTACTACCGGCGGCGCATCGAGCTGCCCGCCGACGCGCCCACAGGCTTCTGGACACTCGAGCTGCGCGCCGATCCGGCCGACGCAGTGCCTGCGACCGTATGGCGTTTCGGGGTCGAGGAGTTCCTGCCCGAGCGCATGAAGCTGGACGTCGCCACAGCGCACGCGTTCCTCGATCCGCAACATGCGTTCGCCCTCGACGTGCGCGGCGCATATCTTTACGGCGCGCCCGCCGCCAAAAACCGTCTCCTGGCCGTGGTGCAGTACGAGCGCAGCCGCAATCCGCTCGCGGCCAAGCTTCCCGGCTTCGAGTTCGGCGATGCGAACGAGGATGGTGCGAAGACGCGCCAGGAGCTCCCGGAAGTGCGGCTCGACGCCAGCGGCAATGCCAAGCTCGAGGTCGATCTGAAGCCTGTCGCCGAACGCACGTCGCCCTTCAGCGTGCGCGCAACGCTGAGCCTGCTCGAAAGCGGCGGCCGGCCGGTCGTTCGTTCCATCGAGCGGGTGCATTGGCCGGCGCCGATCCTGCTCGGCGTGCGACCGCTGTTCGGCGACTACGCCCGGGAGAATTCTCCGGTCGAATTCGAGGTGGTGCGGGTCGATGCCACGGGCGCCATGACAGGCGTGCAGTCGGCCCCGGTGCGGCTGTTTCGCGAGGACCGCCACTACTACTGGCGCTTCGAGGATCAGCGCGGCTGGCATTCGGGCTTCACCGAAACCGAGGAGCTGGTCGAAACCGCGACCGTGACGATTCCCGCCGGCGGGCGCGGCAAGCTCATGCTGCCGGTGCGCTATGGCCGCTATCGGCTGGAGATCGCGGATCCGCAGACCGGGCTCACGCTGCGCTACCGCTTCTACGCCGGCTGGAGCGCACGCACCGACGAAGCGGCAGGTACGCGCCCTGATCGCGTCGCGCTCAAGCTCGACAAGCCCGCCTACAGCGCCGGGTCGACGGCGCAGCTCACGGTTACGCCGCCGCATGCGGGCGAGCTGCTGCTGAGCGTCGAAGGCGACCGCACGTTGTGGGTCAAGCGCATGCCGATCGCGACGAGCGGTGCGACCGTCGCCATTCCGATCGCGGCCGAGTGGCAGCGCCACGATCTGTACGTAACCGCGGCGGTGCTGCGTCCGGGCAACGAGGGCGATCGCGTCACGCCCGCGCGGGCGCTCGGTATCGTCCATGTCCCGCTCGAACGCGCGGCGCGCAAGCTCGCGGTCAGCGTGCAAGCCGCGGCCAAGACCGTGCCGGAGACGCCCCTCGAAGTGACCGTGCGCGCAGCCGAAGCGAAGAACGAAAGGGCCTTTGTCACTCTGTACGCGGTCGATGCCGGCATCCTCAACATCACGCGTTTCGCCACGCCCGACCCGCACGCGTTCTTTTTCGCCAAGCTGCGCTACGGGGCGGATCTGCACGACGTGTACGGACGCATCATCGAGAAAATGCCGGGCAGCCGCGGGCGGCTCAAGTTCGGCGGCGACAATACGCCCAAGCCCACGCGCAGCCTGCCGAAGAAGGTGAAGCTGGTGGACTTGTTCAGCGGACCGGTCGCGCTCGACGCGCAGGGCGAGGCGCGGATCTCGCTGCCGCTGCCCGATTTCAACGGTACCTTGCGCCTGATGGCGATGGTCGCCACACCGGAGCGCTTCGGCTCGCACGAGGCCGAAGTGACGGTCGCAGCCCCCTTGGTGGCGGAGCTCCTCACGCCTCGCTTCCTCACGGCGGGCGATCGGGCGACCATTGCGCTCGATCTGCACAACCTCTCCGGCGAAGCGCAAAAACTCGCCGTCGAGGTGCTCCCGGCCGAGGGACTGCGCGTCGGAGATGCGAGCCGGCGGATCGCGCTCGCGGATCAGGAAAAGGCCACGCTGCGCTTTCCGGTGGAAACGGGCAGCGCCTTCGGCTTGACCGAGGTTCGCGTCACGATCGCATCGGAGAAGATTCACCTGGAGCGACAGTTCGCGCTCGAAGTCGTGGCTGCAACGCCGCGGCAGCAGACGCGCAAGCATTTCACCGTCGCACCCGGCGAGTCGATCGAGATCCGCGCGCCCGAGCTCAACGGTTACCTTCGCGCCAGCGTGCAGGCGCATGTGGTCGTGTCGGATCAGCCGCCGATCGACGTGCGCTCCGCGCTGCGCGGGCTGCTCACGTATCCCTACGGTTGCGCCGAGCAGACCACCAGCACCGCCTATCCGCACCTGCTGATCGATGAAGCCGGCGCGGCGCGCTTCGGCCTGAAGCCCTACAGCCGCGAGCAGCGCGTGGTCATGGTCGACAAGGCGATCGGGCGTCTCAGCGCCATGCAGGCGCCCAACGGCGGCTTCAGCTTGTGGGGGCGCGTGTCCGAATACGAATACTGGCTTTCGGCCTACGTGAGCCACTTCCTGCTCGACGCACGCAGCCAGGGGTTCGGTGTGCCCAACGCGATGCACAAGCGTGCGCTCGATTTCCTCCTGCGCGGGCTGCAGGAAGGCATCTCCGGATTGCCCGCCACGACCGCCGGACAGAAGCCGATCTGGAACGAAACGGCGATCTGGAACGATCGGCGCTATGCCGGCTCGGGGCGTTTCGCCGTGCTGGCTTACGGCGCCTACGTGCTCGCGCGCGAATCAAGAGCGCCGCTCGGGACGCTGCGGCAATTGTTCGAGTCTCGCACCCTCGCTCATTCGGGCCTCGCGCTGGTGCACCTGGGCATCGCGCTGAAGCTGATGGGCGACGATGCGCGCGGCGACCAGGCGATCGCCGAGGGCTTGCGCAAACCACGTGAATCCGGCTACTGGTGGGGCGACTATGGCAGCACGCTGCGCGACGCCGCGATGTCTTACGCCTTGCTCGGCAAGCATCGCATTACGGCCGAAGGACGGGACAATCTGCTCGCCGTCATGGCGGGCGAGATGAAGCGGCCCGAGCATTGGTACAGCACGCAGGAGAAGCTCGGGTTGTTCCTCGTGGGGCGCGAGTTCGGAGACGCCCAGGCGAACATGCAATGGCGCGCGCAGTGGGACACGGCCGCTGCCAGCGAAGCCGTTGCCGCAAAGGGGTCCTGGTTCAAGGAGGTCAACGCTCTAGACCTGGCGGGCGGCATGAAGCTCACCAACTTGCACGGCTCCAAGCTGTTCGTCGAGCTCGCGTATTCCGGCCATCCGCTCGAGCTGCCAGTGGCCGAGCGCAAGGATTTCGAATTGAAACGCACGCTTTTCACCGCCGAGGGCTCGGCGCTCGGCTCGCGCCCGCTGCGGGTCGGCGAGTCGATCATCGTCCGGCTGCAGGTGAAATCACGCGGACGCATCGCCAACGGCCTCGTGGTCGATCGCATTCCCGCGGGGCTGGAGATCGAGAATCTCAATATCGTGCAAGGCGAGCGCTTCGGCGGTCTGAAGATCGAAGGCATTGACGTGGGCGAAGCCATGAAGAACCCGCGCATCCAGCACGTCGAGTTTCGCGACGACCGTTTCGTCGCAGCGGTGCGGCTCGAACGCGATACGGTGCTCTTCTACCGCGCGCGCGTCGTGACACCGGGGCGCTTCGTGGTGCCGCCGGTCTATGTCGAAGACATGTACCGGCCGCAGACGTTCGGCATCGGCGAGGGCGGCGAGGTGCTCGATGTCGTCGACGCTTCGAAATAG
- a CDS encoding DUF1579 domain-containing protein → MDSRTTLLGGLTALCLLGQAAVAADSNKTGAAQVLAVPDSALAVIGKWRGTWEVKARRLHPPPAQDVTYTETFDWVLDGRFLRAESSRKSDGTRTMTMFWFDVFTKSYRYVIFDAAGYGLELPPPTWNESTQTMEWKSGRLSPASYEAHAHFLDSDTIQWKSLWKDWKGAPLIELEGVSVRRK, encoded by the coding sequence ATGGATTCGAGGACGACCTTGCTTGGCGGTCTGACCGCGCTCTGCCTGCTCGGCCAGGCCGCGGTCGCAGCGGATTCAAACAAGACGGGGGCGGCGCAGGTGCTTGCCGTGCCGGATTCCGCGCTCGCGGTGATCGGCAAGTGGCGCGGAACCTGGGAGGTCAAGGCGCGGCGGCTGCATCCGCCCCCGGCGCAGGACGTGACCTACACCGAAACTTTCGACTGGGTCCTCGACGGGCGGTTTCTGCGCGCCGAGAGCTCGCGCAAGTCCGACGGCACCCGGACCATGACGATGTTCTGGTTCGACGTTTTCACCAAGTCGTACCGCTACGTTATTTTCGATGCGGCCGGCTACGGGCTCGAGCTGCCGCCGCCGACGTGGAACGAGAGCACGCAAACGATGGAGTGGAAGAGCGGACGGCTCTCGCCCGCTTCCTACGAAGCCCACGCGCACTTCCTCGACTCGGATACGATCCAATGGAAGTCGCTGTGGAAGGACTGGAAGGGCGCGCCCCTCATCGAGCTCGAAGGTGTGAGCGTCCGGCGCAAGTGA
- a CDS encoding aldo/keto reductase, with the protein MDHSVDVRRRRLLAAGTGSALAALSGLPVPASAAEEALITRPIPHSGERIPIVGIGTAVIFDFENDAEKLAQRRQVIHNLVAGGGKLIDTAPAYGRAEDRLGDLIAEPGVRDRLFIATKYRYTDDHAAANASLKRSLQRLKTDRIDLMQAWNVGDPEFDFGILREWKQQGLCRYVGMTTSRDRQYDAIAKVLVREKPDFFQVNYSLGDREAESVLLPLARDVGAAVLTALPFGRNSLFRKSAKRPLPAFAAELGVKSWAQFFLKFNLSHPSITAVIPGTDKPEYMLDNLQAGRGPMPDASMRKRMIELWDSLG; encoded by the coding sequence ATGGATCATTCGGTCGATGTTCGGCGCCGGCGTCTGCTCGCCGCCGGGACTGGTTCGGCGCTTGCGGCGCTCAGTGGCTTGCCCGTCCCGGCGTCGGCGGCGGAAGAGGCCCTCATCACGCGGCCGATTCCGCATAGCGGCGAGCGCATCCCGATCGTCGGTATCGGCACCGCGGTCATATTCGATTTCGAGAACGACGCGGAGAAGCTCGCGCAACGCCGCCAGGTGATCCACAACCTGGTTGCGGGCGGCGGCAAGCTGATCGACACCGCGCCAGCCTATGGGCGCGCCGAGGATCGGCTGGGCGACCTGATCGCGGAGCCCGGCGTTCGCGACCGACTTTTCATCGCGACCAAGTATCGCTACACCGACGATCACGCAGCGGCGAACGCATCGCTCAAACGCTCGCTCCAGCGTCTCAAGACCGATCGCATCGATCTCATGCAGGCCTGGAACGTGGGCGATCCGGAATTCGACTTCGGCATCCTGCGCGAATGGAAGCAGCAGGGGCTGTGCCGCTACGTCGGGATGACCACGAGCCGCGACCGCCAGTACGACGCGATCGCAAAGGTGCTTGTGCGCGAAAAGCCGGACTTTTTCCAGGTGAACTACTCCCTTGGCGATCGGGAGGCGGAAAGCGTGCTGCTGCCGCTTGCACGTGATGTCGGCGCGGCCGTGCTCACGGCGCTGCCGTTCGGGCGCAATTCGCTTTTCCGCAAGAGCGCGAAGCGGCCGTTGCCGGCGTTCGCCGCCGAGCTCGGTGTGAAGTCCTGGGCCCAGTTCTTCCTCAAGTTCAACCTGTCGCATCCGTCCATCACTGCCGTCATACCGGGCACCGACAAGCCCGAGTACATGCTCGACAACCTGCAGGCCGGCCGTGGCCCGATGCCCGATGCATCGATGCGCAAGCGCATGATCGAGCTCTGGGACTCGCTCGGCTAA
- the msrA gene encoding peptide-methionine (S)-S-oxide reductase MsrA, which produces MSSAETIPSTLPRWQNTRRIFLAVTLATTLAAVLGGWLALPAAASSEARALPPFAPGGTAASGSAESEVAVLAGGCFWGVQGVFQHVKGVTSAVAGYAGGDKKNAMYEAVAHGSTRHAEAVRITFDPRQISYARILQIYFSVAHDPTQLNRQGPDVGTHYRSAIFPVNEEQARIAKAYIAQLDRARAFDGAIVTRIETGREFFPAEEYHQDFMARNPRHAYIVINDLPKVADLRKFFPDFYRPTPVLVLQARR; this is translated from the coding sequence ATGAGCTCGGCCGAAACGATCCCGTCCACCCTGCCGCGCTGGCAGAATACACGCCGGATTTTTCTTGCCGTCACACTCGCCACCACGCTCGCCGCCGTGCTCGGTGGCTGGCTGGCGCTGCCCGCCGCAGCCAGCAGTGAGGCGCGCGCGCTGCCGCCGTTCGCGCCCGGCGGCACTGCGGCGTCCGGGTCCGCCGAATCCGAGGTCGCGGTGCTCGCCGGCGGCTGCTTCTGGGGCGTCCAGGGTGTCTTCCAGCACGTCAAGGGCGTGACCAGTGCCGTCGCCGGCTATGCCGGCGGCGACAAGAAGAACGCCATGTACGAGGCCGTGGCCCACGGGTCCACGCGCCATGCCGAGGCGGTGCGAATCACCTTCGATCCGCGCCAGATCAGCTACGCCCGCATCCTGCAGATCTACTTCTCGGTGGCGCACGATCCGACGCAACTGAACCGGCAGGGACCGGACGTGGGCACGCATTACCGCTCGGCGATCTTTCCCGTCAACGAGGAACAAGCGCGAATCGCGAAGGCTTACATTGCGCAGCTCGATCGGGCGCGCGCGTTCGACGGCGCGATCGTGACCCGCATAGAGACCGGGCGCGAGTTCTTTCCGGCCGAGGAATACCATCAGGATTTCATGGCCCGCAACCCGCGCCATGCCTATATCGTCATCAACGATCTGCCCAAGGTCGCCGATCTGAGGAAGTTCTTTCCCGATTTCTATCGGCCGACACCCGTCCTGGTCCTGCAGGCCCGCAGGTAA
- a CDS encoding LysR family transcriptional regulator codes for MPAAPALKFRIRISKGDDIAVGPGKIALLEAIIDTGSITAAAKKLRMSYRRAWLLVDAMNHSFRSAVVETTKGGPAGGSTVVTPMGEEVIRRYRTIETIAGSSARSEIAALLKLLRP; via the coding sequence ATGCCGGCAGCGCCCGCTCTCAAGTTCCGCATCCGCATCAGCAAGGGCGACGACATCGCGGTCGGCCCGGGCAAGATCGCGCTGCTCGAAGCGATCATCGACACGGGTTCGATCACGGCGGCGGCCAAGAAGCTGAGGATGTCCTACCGGCGCGCCTGGCTGCTGGTCGACGCAATGAACCACTCGTTCCGCTCCGCCGTGGTCGAGACCACGAAGGGCGGGCCTGCGGGCGGCAGCACCGTGGTCACCCCTATGGGCGAGGAAGTCATCCGCCGCTACCGCACGATCGAGACCATCGCCGGTTCCTCGGCCCGCTCCGAGATCGCCGCGCTGCTGAAGCTGCTGCGCCCGTAG
- a CDS encoding enoyl-CoA hydratase/isomerase family protein, protein MSNYRFVTTERRDGILQMTLHTDGGPLQWNLDAQVEVANVFREIGGDRDNRVIILTGTGHEFTGPRLDPDAPFFHGEQLTPAGVYHVFRNAKRLVSAMLDIEVPVIAAVNGPAKRHADLALACDIVIAADDVTFEDTAHFHNGGIVPGDGINVIYTMLLGLNRARYLMLMGQVLGAQEAKALGLVAELMPREKLLPRAWEIATRLAARPDMLLRYTRAVLTHPLRRALEDGMPYYLAMETLSTLAKK, encoded by the coding sequence ATGAGCAACTACCGCTTCGTCACGACCGAGCGCCGCGACGGCATCCTCCAGATGACCCTGCACACCGACGGCGGCCCGTTGCAGTGGAATCTCGACGCCCAGGTCGAGGTCGCGAATGTCTTCCGCGAGATCGGCGGCGATCGCGACAACCGCGTGATCATCCTCACGGGCACGGGCCACGAGTTCACCGGCCCGCGTCTCGATCCCGATGCGCCGTTCTTCCATGGCGAGCAGCTCACGCCCGCCGGCGTTTACCACGTCTTCCGGAACGCGAAGCGGCTCGTGAGCGCCATGCTCGATATCGAAGTGCCGGTGATCGCGGCGGTGAATGGGCCGGCGAAGCGCCATGCCGATCTCGCGCTCGCGTGCGACATCGTGATCGCCGCGGACGATGTGACGTTCGAGGACACCGCTCACTTTCACAACGGCGGCATCGTTCCCGGCGACGGCATCAACGTGATCTACACGATGCTGCTGGGCTTGAACCGAGCCCGTTACCTCATGCTGATGGGTCAGGTGCTCGGCGCGCAGGAGGCCAAAGCCTTGGGGCTCGTCGCCGAGCTCATGCCGCGCGAGAAGCTGCTGCCGCGCGCGTGGGAGATTGCGACGCGGCTGGCAGCCAGGCCCGACATGCTGCTTCGCTACACGCGCGCGGTGCTGACGCACCCGCTGCGGCGGGCGCTGGAAGACGGCATGCCGTACTACCTCGCGATGGAAACGCTCTCCACGCTGGCGAAGAAATAG
- the modB gene encoding molybdate ABC transporter permease subunit codes for MSSGVWVPLLLTLKIAGWATLLALVAGVSAGFALARVRFPGRETLDAILTLPMVLPPTVLGYYLLVLVGRKGVIGEWLYETFGFTLIFTWQGAVIAAAIVAFPLVFKAARAAFEHVDGNLEKAARSLGYREAKVFLRVTLPLAWHGVLAGTMLAFARAMGEFGATLMVAGSLPGKTQTLSITIYESVAAGEDDTANFLVVVSSLICVLVLVASSKVLRTSYMRLRAA; via the coding sequence ATGAGCAGCGGGGTCTGGGTTCCGCTTCTGCTCACCTTGAAAATCGCAGGCTGGGCGACCCTGCTCGCCCTGGTGGCTGGCGTGAGCGCGGGTTTCGCACTCGCCCGGGTCCGGTTTCCGGGCCGTGAGACGCTCGATGCGATACTGACGCTGCCCATGGTCCTGCCGCCCACCGTGCTCGGTTATTACCTGCTGGTGCTGGTGGGACGCAAGGGCGTCATCGGTGAATGGCTGTACGAAACCTTCGGCTTCACGCTCATCTTCACCTGGCAGGGTGCCGTGATCGCCGCGGCGATCGTCGCGTTTCCGCTCGTGTTCAAGGCTGCCCGGGCAGCGTTCGAGCACGTGGACGGCAATCTTGAAAAAGCGGCGCGCTCGCTCGGGTACCGCGAGGCGAAAGTTTTCCTACGCGTGACGCTGCCGCTGGCATGGCACGGTGTCCTCGCCGGCACCATGCTGGCGTTCGCCCGCGCCATGGGCGAATTCGGCGCCACCTTGATGGTCGCGGGCAGCCTCCCCGGAAAGACACAGACGCTCTCGATCACCATCTACGAATCGGTCGCCGCCGGCGAGGACGACACGGCGAACTTTCTCGTGGTGGTCAGCTCGCTCATCTGCGTGCTCGTGCTCGTTGCCTCCAGCAAGGTGCTGCGCACGAGCTACATGCGGTTGCGCGCTGCCTGA
- the modA gene encoding molybdate ABC transporter substrate-binding protein — protein MIRTLLLVLFSFLPLSCAHAGELIVSAAASLTNAFRDAGKLFEKNNPGEKVVLNFASSNVLLSQIAKGAPADVFATADAETMDRAEKQGLLAPGTRRTLLNNKLVLIVPAGAKAKPSGLPGLEDEVIHRIAIGNPASVPAGRYARDALQKAGLWSKLEPKYVLAQNVRQALDYVARAEADAGIVYSTDAAIMAGKVVVAAEIPLDRPIVYPVAIVKGTRNRASAESFLRSLGSPQTQAIFTRHGFSQPQAPGS, from the coding sequence ATGATCCGGACCCTGCTGCTGGTGCTGTTCTCGTTCCTGCCCCTTTCCTGCGCGCACGCCGGCGAGCTGATCGTCTCCGCCGCGGCCAGCCTGACCAATGCCTTTCGCGACGCGGGCAAGCTGTTCGAGAAGAACAATCCGGGCGAGAAGGTGGTGCTCAACTTCGCTTCGTCCAATGTGCTGCTGTCGCAGATCGCCAAGGGCGCGCCGGCGGATGTGTTCGCCACCGCCGATGCGGAAACCATGGACCGCGCCGAGAAGCAAGGCTTGCTCGCGCCCGGCACGCGCCGCACCCTGCTCAACAACAAGCTGGTCCTCATCGTCCCGGCGGGCGCCAAGGCGAAGCCGTCGGGCTTGCCGGGCCTGGAGGATGAAGTCATTCACCGCATCGCGATCGGCAACCCGGCGAGCGTGCCGGCGGGGCGCTATGCACGTGACGCATTGCAGAAGGCGGGGCTCTGGTCGAAGCTGGAGCCCAAGTACGTTCTTGCGCAGAACGTGCGCCAGGCGCTGGACTACGTCGCACGCGCCGAAGCCGACGCAGGGATCGTCTATTCGACCGATGCCGCCATCATGGCGGGAAAGGTGGTGGTTGCCGCGGAAATTCCCCTGGACCGCCCGATCGTGTATCCGGTGGCAATCGTCAAGGGCACCAGGAACCGCGCGAGCGCGGAATCGTTCCTGAGGTCGCTCGGATCGCCGCAGACGCAGGCGATCTTCACGCGCCATGGCTTCAGCCAACCGCAGGCGCCGGGCTCGTGA
- a CDS encoding ATP-binding cassette domain-containing protein, with protein MDLGVDIRRVLRSPERVFELRVQFSVTENLAVLYGPSGSGKSVTLQAIAGLLRPDSGSIRFGDTVLFDAAAGIDVPARRRGIGYVFQDYALFPHCTVYQNVAAALAPLIGHRLRPEHRDRVDALLAAFELTPVAGSYPSQISGGQRQRTALARALAAGPRLLLLDEPFNSLDTGLRARMRQEVLQVWERFQVPILLITHDDADVAVFGSQVIRIEDGRIVGQRTTRDGDARARNLATAQGQS; from the coding sequence ATGGACCTCGGCGTCGACATCCGGCGGGTGCTGCGCTCGCCGGAGCGCGTGTTCGAGCTTCGCGTGCAGTTCTCGGTGACCGAAAACCTGGCCGTGCTGTACGGGCCGTCGGGCTCCGGTAAATCCGTGACCCTGCAGGCAATCGCGGGCCTGCTGCGTCCCGATTCGGGCTCGATCCGGTTCGGCGACACGGTGCTGTTCGACGCGGCGGCCGGAATCGACGTGCCGGCGCGCCGGCGCGGCATCGGCTACGTGTTCCAGGACTACGCGCTGTTTCCTCACTGCACGGTCTATCAGAACGTCGCCGCGGCGCTGGCGCCGCTGATCGGCCATCGCCTGCGGCCCGAGCACCGCGACCGGGTGGACGCGTTGCTGGCGGCATTCGAGCTGACTCCGGTGGCCGGCAGCTATCCCAGCCAGATCTCCGGGGGGCAGCGCCAGCGAACCGCGCTCGCTCGCGCGCTCGCTGCGGGACCCAGGCTGCTCCTGCTCGACGAGCCGTTCAATTCGCTCGATACGGGCTTGCGGGCGCGGATGCGCCAGGAAGTGCTGCAGGTGTGGGAACGCTTCCAGGTGCCTATCCTGCTGATCACGCACGACGACGCCGACGTCGCCGTCTTCGGCAGCCAGGTGATACGGATCGAGGACGGCAGGATTGTCGGACAGCGGACCACGCGAGATGGCGATGCACGCGCCCGAAACTTGGCGACGGCGCAGGGGCAAAGCTAG